The window CAGTATGTATAACCCCAGCGGCCTTGTCGGCCTTGGTATTCCGCTTAATTGGCCATGCCCGGGCCTCTTTCGGCCCTACAGTGAAGAAGGTTATCAAATCTAGCAGTGCGTACATATTGCGGACCGCAACATCTATGCCCGATTCCTCCATGCCAATCTCTGCCAGAAAAGTTCTTCTTTCATCTTCGTCATCAATGCTAAGAACGTCAGTCTCCAGCTTTGCCGAGAGATAACAGCATTTACTGCCCCTGGCCTCAGCCATTTTACTCACCAAAGCCGAGAGAGCGTTGCCTCCCACCACGTTTGTATCCTCGACGTTACATACGTACATCACAGGTTTGCTCGAGAGAAGTTGCAGCTGCTTTAGCTCTTCCGGATCCACACTGCCGATAGCGCTCCTTGCGGGCTGCCCGCTTTCAAGCGTTTTGAGAATTTCCTCCAATACAACAAGCCTGCTCTTGTCTTCCTTGCCGGATTTGACTGCCTTTTCCAAATTCGGTAGGCGGCGTTTGATGCTGTCTATATCGGCCATGATCAGCTCCATTTCCACTACTTCCGCATCACCAATAGGATCAACAACTTGGTGTACATGGCTGACGTCACCGTCCTCAAAACAGCGCAGCACGTGCATTATTGCATCTACCTCTCTTATGTGGCCGAGAAATTTGTTTCCCAGCCCTTCGCCGCTGCTCGCACCCTTAACCAACCCAGCAATGTCCACAAACTCCACCTGGCTGAACACAACATTT of the Anaplasma centrale str. Israel genome contains:
- the ychF gene encoding redox-regulated ATPase YchF, which produces MGLNCGIVGLPNVGKSTLFNALTKTMAAEMANYPFCTIEPNKGMSVVRDARLKTLASIAGSQNVVFSQVEFVDIAGLVKGASSGEGLGNKFLGHIREVDAIMHVLRCFEDGDVSHVHQVVDPIGDAEVVEMELIMADIDSIKRRLPNLEKAVKSGKEDKSRLVVLEEILKTLESGQPARSAIGSVDPEELKQLQLLSSKPVMYVCNVEDTNVVGGNALSALVSKMAEARGSKCCYLSAKLETDVLSIDDEDERRTFLAEIGMEESGIDVAVRNMYALLDLITFFTVGPKEARAWPIKRNTKADKAAGVIHTDFEKGFIKAETTSFQDYVQYGGESGCREAGKIRFEGRDYIVQDGDVIHFRVSK